The window GTCTGCGGCTGCCTCACGCATGGCTTCCTTAGAATTGGCAGGGTCCATCTGGTAAGACTTGCGATCACCAAATGATGGCGCACTTTGAGCAGCATCTCTAAAAGGTCCGTAAAAGGCTGAAGCATATTTCACTGCATAGGACATAATGGGCAGGTCTGTATAGCCCTCTGTGTCCAAAGCTTGGCGGATGTGTTTTATTCTTCCGTCCATCATGTCCGAAGGTGCGACAATATCCGCTCCTGCACGGGCATGAGATACTGCTGTTCTAACCAGAATATCCAAGGTAGCATCATTTACCACATGCCCGTTTTTTATTATTCCGCAATGCCCATGACTCATATATTCACATAAGCATACATCAGTGATGACAATAAGCTCAGGAAAAGATCTTTTTAACCTTGAAACAGCCTTTTGAACAATGCCGTCCTCAGCAAAGGCCTGAGAGGCTGCTTCGTCTTTTTCATTGGGCACCCCGAAAAGAATCACGCTGGAAATACCTTTTTCCACGACATCCTCCACATGCTCAAGCAGTTTATCTACTCCAAGCTGATATTGCCCGGGCATGGATTCTATGGGTCTTTCCAGGTCATCGTCCTCTTCTGACACAAAAAAAGGCTGTATCAGGTCCTGGGGTGCCACTGCGGTTTCTCGGACCATCTTTCTGATGGCTGGTGTTTTGCGAAGTCTTCTTCCTCGATAAAAGCTCATACTAATCTGGTCTCCTGTATATGCAGCGAATTTGCAAAGGTTGAAATATTGTAAACGCCTCACACATAAAGTTTTATACACAGGCAAAAGCCAAAATGACCAATATCCCAGCGTTTCAGCCCTCAGCTACCAGCTATCAACTACCAGCTACCAGCTATCAGCCTTAAGTCATCAGCCTGAAAATCCAGTCACTGCCAATAGCAAATGAACCTTATGCCACCTGGGGCCAATGTATAAGTTTCGCAACAATACTATATTTTGAGAATTTCTTCATCCGTCAGGTAACAGGCAGGGTCTTCAGCCCAGATGTCTCCATGGTAAGCCTCTGCCCTGGCCCGAAAGTTTCCAGCGCATACATTCAAAAATCTGCAGCTTGCGCAGCGACCACCCACGTAACTCTTTTTATCTTTCAACCTGGCCAGCAACTCAATGGATGGATCATCCCATATTTCTG is drawn from Desulfonatronovibrio magnus and contains these coding sequences:
- the hemB gene encoding porphobilinogen synthase, translated to MSFYRGRRLRKTPAIRKMVRETAVAPQDLIQPFFVSEEDDDLERPIESMPGQYQLGVDKLLEHVEDVVEKGISSVILFGVPNEKDEAASQAFAEDGIVQKAVSRLKRSFPELIVITDVCLCEYMSHGHCGIIKNGHVVNDATLDILVRTAVSHARAGADIVAPSDMMDGRIKHIRQALDTEGYTDLPIMSYAVKYASAFYGPFRDAAQSAPSFGDRKSYQMDPANSKEAMREAAADVAEGADMLMVKPAMPYLDIIRDLKQNFDLPLAAYHVSGEYALIKSAAEAGRIDERKIVMESITCIKRAGADIILTYYAADIARWLEQES